The following are encoded in a window of Nitrospira sp. genomic DNA:
- a CDS encoding PGPGW domain-containing protein, with protein MDAILATVTQYVPVHVLIWLTVGSLVGFIGTLIAIPFIMVRLPADYFDTRTPRHWMKDHHPVLRLAGLIVKNVVGAVFLLAGLAMLFLPGQGILTMLIGISLLDFPGKRKLEAKIVGQHTVLQALNAMRAKFDKPPLTLAPDS; from the coding sequence ATGGATGCCATTCTCGCGACAGTCACACAATATGTCCCGGTCCACGTGCTCATCTGGCTAACCGTCGGTTCACTGGTCGGATTTATCGGTACCCTGATTGCCATCCCCTTCATCATGGTGCGCCTGCCAGCCGATTATTTCGACACGCGCACGCCCCGGCATTGGATGAAGGATCACCACCCGGTTCTTCGATTGGCCGGGCTGATCGTCAAGAATGTAGTCGGCGCCGTGTTTCTGCTGGCCGGTCTCGCCATGCTGTTTCTTCCCGGCCAGGGGATCCTGACCATGCTCATCGGCATCTCGCTCCTGGATTTTCCTGGCAAGCGGAAGCTGGAGGCGAAAATCGTCGGCCAGCACACCGTGTTACAGGCCCTCAATGCGATGCGCGCCAAGTTCGACAAGCCGCCGCTGACCCTCGCGCCGGACTCGTAA